A single Halarcobacter anaerophilus DNA region contains:
- the hypD gene encoding hydrogenase formation protein HypD → MSELKLKDLYDGFRDPKAIKALKKLIDEEAKNLPKKIRVMEVCGGHTHTIMKYGLNQLMPSNIEFIHGPGCPVCVMPKERIDHAYILSLQENVILVTLGDMIKVPGSHGSLQDARSKGADVRFVYSPLDTIKIALENPDKKIIFFAIGFETTTPMTAALLEHITKRKIDNIFFHINHITVPQPMKVLLESDDCKIDAFIGPSHVSVITGSKIYEEFVKDYKRPVVVAGFEPVDVMQSILAIAKQFNENRCELEIEYSRAVSHDGNIAAQKLIDKYFTKATHFRWRGLGDIPDSALRLRDEYAYLDAEIIYKDILPNEKIDDHKLCICGDIMRGVAKPHDCKVFGKACNPSSPLGSCMVSSEGACSAYYKYGNLL, encoded by the coding sequence ATGTCTGAACTTAAATTAAAAGACCTTTATGACGGGTTTAGAGATCCAAAGGCAATTAAAGCATTAAAAAAATTAATTGATGAAGAGGCAAAAAATTTACCTAAAAAAATAAGAGTAATGGAAGTATGCGGAGGGCATACGCATACGATTATGAAATACGGTTTAAATCAACTTATGCCTTCAAATATCGAGTTTATACACGGTCCTGGGTGTCCTGTTTGCGTGATGCCAAAAGAGAGAATAGACCATGCTTATATTTTAAGTTTGCAAGAGAATGTGATTTTAGTAACCTTAGGAGATATGATAAAAGTTCCCGGAAGTCATGGGAGTTTGCAAGATGCAAGAAGTAAAGGTGCAGATGTAAGATTTGTATACTCTCCTTTGGATACAATAAAAATTGCACTTGAAAACCCTGATAAAAAGATTATCTTTTTTGCGATAGGGTTTGAAACAACAACTCCAATGACGGCAGCACTTCTTGAACATATAACAAAAAGAAAAATTGACAATATCTTTTTTCATATAAATCATATTACGGTTCCTCAACCTATGAAAGTTTTATTAGAGAGTGATGACTGTAAAATAGATGCTTTTATAGGACCCTCTCATGTTAGCGTAATAACAGGTTCTAAAATATATGAAGAGTTTGTAAAAGATTATAAAAGACCTGTAGTTGTTGCAGGTTTTGAACCTGTAGATGTAATGCAGTCAATTTTAGCAATAGCAAAACAGTTTAATGAAAACAGATGTGAACTTGAAATAGAGTATTCAAGAGCGGTATCTCATGACGGAAATATTGCCGCACAAAAATTAATCGATAAATATTTTACAAAAGCAACACACTTTAGATGGAGAGGTTTAGGCGATATCCCGGATTCAGCTTTAAGATTAAGAGACGAATATGCCTATCTTGATGCTGAAATTATATATAAAGATATTTTGCCAAATGAAAAAATCGATGATCATAAACTCTGTATTTGCGGAGATATTATGAGAGGAGTCGCTAAGCCTCATGACTGTAAAGTTTTTGGCAAAGCCTGTAATCCTAGTTCTCCTCTAGGAAGTTGTATGGTGAGTAGTGAAGGTGCTTGCAGCGCCTATTATAAATATGGGAATCTATTATAA
- a CDS encoding nickel-dependent hydrogenase large subunit, whose protein sequence is MSTKRVIVDPITRIEGHLRIEVEVDENNVIQDAFSSATLWRGLETIVKNRDPRDAGFLMQRICGVCTFSHYRAGIEAVEDALGIVPPLNAKLTRSLMNQALFMHDHVVHFYHLHGLDWVDVVSALDADVAKASKEAFKYTKYPIATGENDLLKVKDRVKAFVDKGELGPFANAYWGHGTFKFTPEQNLIALSHYLKALEVQRTAAQLMAMFGGKQPHPQSLTVGGVTCVMDLLDPSRMGEYLTKYKEVANFIEHAYYADIKMAGGAYFKEGSVTAQAGTMNFMSHQMMELNRSEYLFDTGIILNGDLSKVYPINEDLITEEATHSWYADNEPLHPYNGKTNPNYTGLKDKMTIGPDGKEIPSKSLDDQGKYSWIKSPRYDGQVMEVGPLSCLLVSYAKGNTKVKAVVDEFLQETGLPTEALFTALGRTAARCLQAMAIIRNGMETFNTLIENLKVDQETCASYHIDKDKEYKGRFIGDVPRGMLSHWVRIKNGVIENYQAVVPSTWNAGPTDSKGQKGPYESNLIGLKVEDISKPLEIIRIIHSFDPCIACAVHVMDKKGNNLGVYKVDPIYGCSC, encoded by the coding sequence ATGTCAACAAAAAGAGTAATTGTCGACCCTATAACAAGAATTGAAGGACATTTAAGAATAGAAGTAGAGGTTGATGAAAATAATGTAATTCAAGATGCTTTTTCATCTGCTACTTTATGGAGAGGATTAGAGACTATTGTAAAAAACAGAGATCCAAGAGATGCCGGTTTTTTAATGCAAAGAATTTGCGGTGTATGTACTTTTTCTCATTATAGAGCAGGAATTGAAGCTGTTGAAGATGCTTTAGGTATTGTTCCTCCTTTAAATGCAAAATTAACAAGAAGTTTGATGAATCAAGCACTTTTTATGCATGACCACGTTGTGCATTTTTATCATCTTCACGGTTTAGACTGGGTTGACGTGGTATCAGCACTTGATGCAGATGTTGCAAAAGCTTCAAAAGAGGCATTTAAATATACAAAATATCCAATTGCAACAGGTGAAAATGATCTGTTAAAAGTTAAAGATAGAGTTAAAGCATTTGTTGACAAAGGTGAATTAGGACCGTTTGCAAACGCTTATTGGGGACATGGAACATTTAAATTTACTCCTGAGCAAAATTTAATTGCACTTTCTCACTATTTAAAAGCTTTAGAAGTTCAAAGAACAGCTGCACAACTTATGGCAATGTTCGGAGGTAAACAACCTCACCCTCAAAGTTTAACAGTAGGTGGAGTTACTTGTGTAATGGATCTGCTTGACCCTTCAAGAATGGGTGAATATTTAACAAAATACAAAGAAGTTGCAAACTTTATTGAACATGCATATTATGCCGATATAAAAATGGCAGGTGGTGCATACTTTAAAGAAGGAAGTGTTACTGCACAAGCAGGTACAATGAACTTTATGTCTCATCAAATGATGGAGTTAAACAGAAGTGAATATCTTTTTGATACAGGTATTATTTTAAACGGTGATTTATCAAAAGTTTATCCTATAAATGAAGATTTAATCACAGAAGAAGCAACTCACTCTTGGTATGCAGATAATGAACCTTTACATCCATATAACGGGAAAACAAATCCTAACTATACAGGATTAAAAGATAAAATGACAATTGGACCTGACGGTAAAGAGATTCCTTCTAAATCACTTGACGATCAAGGAAAATACTCTTGGATTAAATCTCCTAGATATGACGGTCAAGTTATGGAAGTGGGACCTTTATCTTGCTTGTTGGTTTCATATGCAAAAGGTAATACAAAAGTTAAAGCTGTAGTAGATGAATTTTTACAAGAGACAGGACTTCCAACCGAAGCTTTATTTACTGCCCTAGGAAGAACAGCTGCAAGATGTTTACAAGCTATGGCTATTATTAGAAACGGTATGGAAACATTCAATACTTTAATTGAAAACTTAAAAGTTGACCAAGAGACTTGTGCTTCATATCATATAGATAAAGATAAAGAGTATAAAGGAAGATTTATAGGAGATGTTCCAAGAGGAATGTTATCACACTGGGTTAGAATCAAAAACGGTGTTATTGAAAATTATCAAGCCGTAGTTCCTTCAACTTGGAATGCAGGACCGACAGATTCTAAAGGACAAAAAGGTCCATATGAATCAAACTTAATAGGTTTAAAAGTTGAAGATATTTCAAAACCTTTGGAAATTATCAGAATTATACATAGTTTTGACCCTTGTATTGCTTGTGCGGTACATGTAATGGATAAAAAAGGTAATAATCTTGGTGTTTACAAAGTAGATCCAATATACGGATGCAGCTGTTAG
- a CDS encoding sodium-dependent transporter has product MSITRFSRLGFILAAVGSAVGLGNIWKFPYVTGEYGGGAFVLVYLITALFIGIFVLIAELLIGKIGQSDAVSMFEKLAVKNKKRWKFAGFIVVLPLIILSYYSVVIGWIFHYIAISFEKLPTTVKESTDNFMNLLTTDYQTQLFYHTLVFILVTAIVLKGIKEGIEKINKVLMPLLGIILVILFIYSINISAFSKAVHFMFDPDFSKLTSTAVVVAIGQAFYTLSLGMGIIITYAASLPKHTNIVKSSVLIAIIDTIVAVVAGLIIFTLLFDKGAESTKGAGLVFISLPSVFYEFGSAGKFLALLFFIAIAFAGITSAISMMEPTVLYLIERYKMTRAKAALICSAFFYLLGIVTLFSNITDYAPSLQVGDKSFFDWVDFVCSTILVPFGGILVAIFVGYNMDREKIKEELIPVMGKSLFKIWFFMIRYIIPVALVAVILNETGLFKF; this is encoded by the coding sequence ATGTCAATAACAAGATTTAGTAGATTAGGATTTATTTTAGCTGCAGTAGGTTCTGCAGTTGGGTTGGGAAATATTTGGAAGTTTCCCTATGTTACGGGAGAATACGGCGGTGGAGCTTTTGTTTTAGTATATTTGATTACAGCACTTTTTATAGGTATATTTGTATTAATAGCTGAACTGTTAATCGGTAAAATTGGACAAAGTGATGCTGTTTCCATGTTTGAAAAACTTGCGGTTAAAAATAAAAAAAGATGGAAATTTGCAGGTTTTATCGTAGTTTTACCTTTAATAATTCTTTCATACTATTCTGTAGTAATCGGTTGGATTTTTCATTATATTGCAATCTCTTTTGAAAAATTACCCACAACGGTAAAAGAATCAACCGACAATTTTATGAATCTTTTAACAACTGATTATCAAACACAACTTTTTTATCATACTTTGGTATTTATTTTAGTTACGGCAATTGTTTTAAAAGGAATCAAAGAAGGAATTGAAAAGATAAATAAAGTATTAATGCCTCTTCTTGGAATTATATTAGTTATTTTATTTATATATTCAATAAATATCAGTGCTTTTTCAAAAGCAGTCCATTTTATGTTTGACCCTGATTTCTCAAAACTTACATCAACAGCCGTAGTTGTAGCAATAGGTCAGGCTTTTTATACTTTATCTTTAGGAATGGGGATTATTATTACCTATGCTGCTTCTTTGCCAAAACATACGAATATCGTAAAATCTTCGGTTTTAATTGCAATTATTGATACAATAGTTGCAGTTGTGGCAGGACTTATAATCTTTACTCTTCTTTTTGACAAAGGAGCCGAATCAACAAAAGGTGCAGGTTTGGTCTTTATCTCTTTGCCTTCTGTTTTTTACGAGTTTGGAAGTGCGGGAAAATTTTTGGCACTACTTTTCTTTATTGCTATTGCTTTTGCGGGTATTACTTCTGCAATCTCTATGATGGAACCGACTGTACTTTATTTGATTGAAAGATATAAAATGACAAGAGCCAAAGCTGCATTAATTTGTAGTGCTTTTTTCTATCTTTTAGGTATAGTAACTCTTTTTTCAAATATTACGGATTATGCCCCTTCTTTACAAGTAGGAGATAAAAGTTTTTTTGACTGGGTAGATTTTGTCTGTTCTACGATATTGGTTCCTTTTGGAGGTATTTTAGTAGCTATTTTCGTAGGATATAATATGGATAGAGAAAAAATCAAAGAAGAACTTATTCCGGTCATGGGAAAATCTCTTTTTAAAATCTGGTTTTTTATGATTAGATATATAATTCCTGTTGCACTTGTAGCGGTAATTTTAAATGAAACAGGATTGTTTAAATTCTAA
- a CDS encoding glutamine amidotransferase, with product MKKLFIIKTGKTFKNTLEENGDFEDWVIKRIDNENLEKKVIDIQAGHPLPNLEECAGVVLTGSHSMVTDEEPWSLKIEKWIPSLIENSIPLLGICYGHQLLAKSMQGFSTYHKKGMEIGTVNISLTKEAKDDELFKNLPESFKAHTIHSQTVEELPKDTIRLAFNTHDKNHSFRIGKNAWGVQFHPEYDKNIMKSYIKEVSKAKELPLEELLNNVEETKEANFVLKRFGEIVEKEVDND from the coding sequence ATGAAAAAACTTTTTATTATAAAAACAGGAAAAACTTTTAAAAATACATTAGAAGAAAACGGTGATTTTGAAGATTGGGTAATTAAAAGAATCGATAATGAAAATTTGGAAAAAAAAGTTATTGATATTCAAGCGGGACATCCTCTTCCGAATTTAGAGGAGTGTGCAGGAGTTGTTTTAACAGGTTCTCACTCAATGGTTACCGATGAAGAGCCTTGGAGTCTAAAAATTGAAAAATGGATACCATCTTTAATTGAAAATTCTATACCTCTTCTTGGTATTTGTTACGGACATCAATTATTGGCAAAAAGTATGCAGGGCTTTAGTACCTATCATAAAAAAGGTATGGAAATAGGAACGGTGAATATAAGTTTGACTAAAGAAGCAAAAGATGATGAACTCTTTAAAAATTTACCTGAAAGTTTCAAAGCTCATACAATCCATTCCCAAACAGTTGAAGAACTTCCTAAAGATACAATAAGATTGGCTTTTAATACCCATGATAAAAACCATAGTTTTAGAATAGGGAAAAATGCCTGGGGAGTACAGTTTCATCCTGAATATGATAAAAATATTATGAAATCATATATTAAAGAGGTTTCAAAAGCTAAAGAGCTGCCTTTAGAAGAGTTGTTAAACAATGTAGAAGAGACCAAAGAAGCGAATTTTGTTTTAAAAAGATTTGGAGAAATAGTAGAAAAAGAGGTTGACAATGACTAA
- the cybH gene encoding Ni/Fe-hydrogenase, b-type cytochrome subunit, producing MIKKHYEFSYWLRVTHWIRVVAIIVLTVSGFYIASPFITPASGGEPTNFMNALFRSWHIIFGFLLIAVTIGKFYLFIFDKQSQVERKSFWDFINPKTWIQQIGYYLLVSKHPHTKGAYNPLQFLAYAGIYISLVMISLTGLILYVNVYHDGMGGLLYDVMRNFEAILGGLAWVRQLHHIFMWIFIIFLPIHVYLVIFNSVYGKHGDVDSIVSGYKWVKEKE from the coding sequence ATGATTAAAAAACATTATGAATTCTCATACTGGCTTAGAGTTACTCACTGGATTAGAGTTGTAGCAATTATTGTATTAACCGTATCAGGTTTTTATATAGCTTCACCTTTTATAACTCCTGCTAGTGGAGGCGAACCCACAAATTTTATGAATGCTCTTTTTAGATCATGGCATATAATTTTTGGATTTTTATTAATTGCAGTGACAATAGGAAAATTCTATTTGTTTATTTTTGATAAACAAAGTCAAGTAGAGAGAAAATCTTTTTGGGATTTTATTAATCCAAAAACTTGGATACAACAAATAGGATATTACTTACTTGTTTCAAAACATCCACATACAAAAGGAGCATATAATCCTTTGCAATTTTTAGCATATGCAGGGATTTATATCTCGCTTGTAATGATATCTTTAACAGGATTGATTTTATATGTAAATGTTTACCATGACGGAATGGGTGGATTATTATACGATGTTATGAGAAATTTTGAAGCAATATTAGGTGGACTAGCTTGGGTTAGACAGTTACATCATATCTTTATGTGGATTTTTATAATATTCTTACCAATTCACGTATATTTGGTAATCTTTAACTCAGTCTACGGAAAACACGGTGATGTTGATTCTATTGTAAGCGGATATAAATGGGTGAAAGAAAAAGAGTAA
- a CDS encoding HypC/HybG/HupF family hydrogenase formation chaperone produces MCLSIPSKITKIDEKNNIATVDTMGVERQASLDLIDQEVNVGDYVLIHIGFAMNKIDEKDALSSLEVYKEIIEKMEEEDRRQAILEDDACPNRG; encoded by the coding sequence ATGTGTTTATCAATACCATCAAAAATTACGAAAATAGATGAAAAAAACAATATTGCAACTGTAGATACTATGGGAGTAGAAAGACAGGCAAGTCTTGATTTAATCGATCAAGAAGTAAATGTCGGAGATTATGTTTTGATTCATATTGGTTTTGCAATGAATAAAATAGATGAAAAAGATGCATTATCCTCTTTGGAAGTATATAAAGAGATTATCGAAAAAATGGAAGAAGAGGATAGGCGTCAAGCTATTTTAGAGGATGATGCCTGTCCTAACAGAGGTTAA
- the hypF gene encoding carbamoyltransferase HypF: MKAVYIEVKGIVQGVGFRPFVFNLAISNNLAGWVNNDDRGVNIVLEGSSLNIENFIETLKKTPPPLAKIDSLETKEIKAKEYKKFEIKKSETTSNKTTIISPDMAICEDCINDINDKNNFRYNYALTNCTNCGPRYSIIKTVPYDRCNTSMSDFIMCEDCQKEYEEPSNRRYHAQPVSCEKCGPKIALYDKNNNLISEDNKAIKEIALKINSGEIVAIKGMGGFHLICDATNDKTVELLRKRKNRPAKPFAVMFKDIKQLKEFADFTKKEEEIITSKEKPITLIKAKSSSLSFFVAPNIDRLGCFIAYTPLHIILFKYLKNPIIATSANLSDEPIIRQKDELLEKLANVVDFILDYDREIVNACDDSVVQVVNNEISVLRNARGYAPTSLKAEKKTAKKILALGANQKATIALAFEDNLILSPHIGDLNSITSLEYFERTIETFKRFYDFEPELIVCDKHPNYESTKWALKQNIKTVQIQHHYAHALSTMAEYGLDEDVLAFCFDGTGYGDDGNIWGGEVFLANKKEYKRVNHFKYFRLIGGEKSIKEPKRVALSLLFETFSLDEVLKLDTPTVNAFSVNEIKLLHTVWQKGLNAPLTSSVGRIFDAVASFSSIAQTQTYEGETGLQIEQAYDKKIKEFYSYEIKNGNIDLTKAVEELIKDKQKELICSKFINMLVDIIITISLKYDLPIVLTGGVFQNKTLLELVCKKLEKEGKKYYYSKRVPLNDGGIALGQLYSQI, from the coding sequence ATGAAGGCTGTTTATATTGAAGTAAAAGGTATAGTGCAAGGTGTAGGTTTCAGACCTTTTGTTTTTAATCTTGCAATTTCAAATAATCTTGCAGGATGGGTAAATAATGATGACAGAGGCGTTAATATAGTATTAGAAGGTTCTTCTTTAAATATAGAAAATTTTATTGAAACTTTAAAAAAAACTCCTCCGCCTTTGGCTAAAATAGACTCTCTTGAAACAAAAGAGATTAAAGCAAAAGAGTATAAAAAATTTGAGATAAAAAAGAGTGAAACAACTTCAAATAAAACAACAATAATCTCTCCTGATATGGCAATTTGCGAAGATTGTATAAATGATATAAACGATAAAAACAATTTTAGATATAACTATGCTTTAACAAACTGTACAAACTGCGGACCTAGATACTCAATTATTAAAACAGTTCCTTATGATAGATGTAATACTTCTATGAGTGATTTTATTATGTGCGAGGATTGCCAAAAAGAGTATGAAGAGCCTTCAAACAGGAGATATCATGCCCAACCCGTTTCTTGTGAAAAGTGTGGACCGAAAATTGCTTTATATGATAAAAACAATAATCTAATTTCAGAAGATAATAAAGCAATAAAAGAGATAGCTTTAAAAATAAATAGCGGAGAAATAGTCGCTATAAAAGGAATGGGAGGTTTTCATCTTATTTGCGATGCAACAAATGATAAAACTGTTGAACTTTTAAGAAAAAGAAAAAACAGACCTGCAAAGCCTTTTGCTGTTATGTTTAAAGATATAAAGCAGTTAAAAGAGTTTGCAGACTTTACAAAAAAAGAGGAAGAGATAATTACTTCAAAAGAGAAACCTATTACTCTAATTAAAGCAAAAAGTTCATCTTTAAGTTTTTTTGTTGCACCTAATATTGACAGATTAGGGTGTTTTATTGCATATACTCCTTTACATATAATTCTTTTTAAATATTTAAAAAATCCCATAATAGCAACAAGTGCAAATCTATCTGATGAACCGATTATCAGACAAAAAGATGAGTTGCTTGAAAAGCTTGCAAATGTGGTTGATTTTATATTAGATTATGACAGAGAGATTGTAAATGCCTGCGATGATTCAGTCGTACAAGTTGTAAATAATGAAATTTCAGTTTTAAGAAATGCCAGAGGTTATGCTCCCACATCTTTAAAAGCAGAGAAAAAAACAGCTAAAAAAATACTAGCTTTAGGCGCAAACCAAAAAGCAACAATAGCTTTGGCGTTTGAAGATAATCTGATTTTATCTCCTCATATAGGAGATTTGAATTCAATTACTTCTTTGGAGTATTTTGAAAGAACAATTGAAACTTTTAAAAGGTTTTATGATTTTGAACCTGAACTTATAGTTTGCGATAAACATCCAAATTATGAGAGTACAAAGTGGGCATTAAAACAAAATATTAAAACGGTGCAAATTCAGCATCATTATGCCCATGCTCTTTCGACTATGGCTGAATACGGCTTAGATGAAGATGTTTTGGCTTTTTGTTTTGACGGAACAGGGTATGGCGATGACGGAAATATTTGGGGAGGAGAGGTCTTTCTAGCAAATAAAAAAGAGTATAAAAGAGTAAATCATTTTAAATATTTTAGATTAATAGGCGGAGAAAAATCTATAAAAGAGCCAAAAAGAGTAGCTCTTTCCCTTCTTTTTGAAACTTTTTCTTTAGATGAAGTATTAAAGCTTGATACTCCCACAGTAAATGCTTTTTCCGTAAATGAGATAAAACTTTTGCATACAGTTTGGCAAAAAGGTTTAAATGCACCACTTACAAGCTCTGTAGGAAGAATTTTTGATGCTGTTGCCTCTTTTAGTTCAATCGCCCAAACGCAAACCTATGAAGGAGAGACGGGACTTCAAATAGAGCAAGCATATGATAAAAAGATAAAAGAGTTTTACTCTTATGAAATAAAAAATGGAAATATAGATTTAACAAAAGCAGTAGAAGAGCTAATAAAAGATAAGCAAAAAGAGTTAATTTGCTCAAAATTTATAAATATGTTAGTTGATATTATAATAACAATATCTTTAAAATATGATCTGCCTATAGTGCTTACGGGAGGAGTTTTTCAAAATAAAACTCTTTTGGAACTGGTCTGTAAAAAACTGGAAAAAGAAGGTAAAAAATATTATTACTCAAAAAGAGTTCCTTTAAATGACGGAGGAATAGCTTTAGGACAACTCTACTCTCAAATTTAA
- a CDS encoding HyaD/HybD family hydrogenase maturation endopeptidase encodes MNILILGIGNILFQDEGIGAHFVHYLDEKYDYLSNENSVTIVDGGTLAQRLIPLIIKFDKVFVIDCIDAQDSKAGDVYFFDYLKAPSEVDWQGSAHEVEMLQTLNMIKMNGDLPETFVLGIIPKRVADDTTFDLSEEIVKASATMEHTILKSLKELGVETKIRNSNITINDIAKISFKREIINDLKI; translated from the coding sequence ATGAATATTTTAATATTAGGAATAGGAAATATCCTATTCCAAGATGAAGGTATCGGAGCTCATTTTGTACACTATTTAGATGAGAAGTATGATTATCTCTCAAATGAAAATAGCGTAACAATTGTTGATGGAGGAACATTGGCTCAAAGGCTGATTCCTCTTATCATAAAGTTTGATAAAGTTTTTGTGATTGATTGTATTGATGCACAAGACAGTAAAGCAGGAGATGTCTATTTCTTTGATTATTTAAAGGCACCTTCAGAAGTTGACTGGCAGGGAAGTGCTCATGAAGTAGAAATGCTTCAAACTCTTAATATGATAAAAATGAATGGAGATTTGCCTGAAACTTTTGTTTTAGGGATAATTCCCAAAAGAGTTGCAGATGATACCACTTTTGATTTAAGTGAAGAGATTGTAAAAGCATCGGCAACAATGGAGCATACGATTCTTAAATCTTTAAAAGAGTTAGGAGTTGAAACAAAAATTAGAAACAGCAATATTACTATAAACGATATTGCAAAAATTTCATTTAAAAGAGAGATTATTAATGATCTTAAAATATGA
- a CDS encoding DUF3817 domain-containing protein, whose protein sequence is MFTNALNRFRLISATEGLSFLLLVFIAMPIKYVGQNPYPVKVFGMIHGILFLIFMFSLFQAKIKENWNIGFMFQLFVLSLIPFGAFFIERRVKVRANN, encoded by the coding sequence ATGTTTACCAATGCTTTAAATAGATTTAGACTAATCTCTGCAACAGAGGGTCTATCTTTTTTACTTTTAGTTTTTATTGCTATGCCTATTAAATATGTAGGACAAAATCCTTACCCTGTAAAAGTTTTTGGAATGATTCACGGTATTTTGTTTCTTATTTTTATGTTTTCACTTTTTCAGGCAAAAATAAAAGAGAACTGGAATATAGGTTTTATGTTTCAACTTTTTGTACTTTCACTAATACCTTTTGGAGCATTTTTTATAGAAAGAAGAGTAAAAGTCAGAGCTAATAATTAA
- the hypB gene encoding hydrogenase nickel incorporation protein HypB, which translates to MCKDCGCSITDHHHHDHEHSHEHSHDHSHGDSVPHQAAHETLHHNPQLNDSKTISVIQKILDKNDHEAAHNRAHFNDYKVLGINLMSSPGSGKTTLLEHLMPLADFKFGVVEGDLETNKDADRLKEKNIKAVQIQTGSACHLDAFMVHKGLHDMPLDDIDVCFVENVGNLVCPASYDVGTHLNIVLVSVPEGEDKIAKYPVMFRAADLILFTKTDLLPYFEYDLEKEKAEARKLKPNVDILEVSIKDKDSLQAVVDWINYKRKFR; encoded by the coding sequence ATGTGTAAAGATTGCGGTTGTAGTATAACAGACCATCACCATCATGATCATGAACACTCTCATGAACATTCACACGACCATAGTCATGGAGACAGTGTTCCTCATCAAGCAGCTCATGAAACACTTCACCATAATCCACAGTTAAATGATAGCAAAACAATCTCTGTTATTCAAAAAATTTTAGATAAAAACGATCATGAAGCAGCACATAACAGAGCACATTTCAATGACTACAAAGTTTTAGGAATAAATCTTATGAGTAGTCCCGGAAGCGGTAAAACAACACTTCTTGAACATTTGATGCCTCTTGCTGATTTTAAATTCGGTGTTGTTGAAGGTGACTTGGAAACAAATAAAGATGCAGACAGATTAAAAGAAAAAAATATAAAAGCAGTACAGATTCAAACAGGAAGTGCTTGCCACTTAGATGCTTTTATGGTTCACAAAGGTTTACACGATATGCCTTTAGATGATATTGACGTATGTTTTGTAGAAAACGTAGGAAATCTTGTTTGTCCCGCTTCATATGATGTGGGAACTCATTTAAATATTGTTTTGGTTTCTGTTCCTGAAGGGGAAGATAAAATTGCAAAATATCCCGTAATGTTTAGAGCGGCAGATTTGATTTTATTTACAAAAACAGATTTACTTCCTTATTTTGAATATGATTTGGAAAAAGAGAAAGCAGAAGCTAGAAAATTAAAACCCAACGTTGATATTTTAGAAGTTTCAATAAAAGACAAAGACTCTTTACAAGCAGTTGTAGATTGGATTAATTATAAAAGAAAATTTAGATAA